Sequence from the Thermocoleostomius sinensis A174 genome:
ACCACAAGCACTCAAGCATTTCATATCGGGCTTGCCCCCTTAGCGTCAACCCCCTTTAGGTGAAAAGGGGATATGCCTCCTCAATTGAAGTAAGTTATTCTACCGCGATCGCCCGATCGCCAATTTGCAGTCCCGCGCCATTAATGATGGTGCCGACCCCCGATCGTTCATCCACTTCGGTTAGTTGAATCCGTCCTACTGGCGTTGTGACCGTGCGAATCACTTCTCCGGTAGTGGGATCGGTCACTTCCCGCGTGACACGCTCTACTGAGAGGATCATGCCTGTGCGGAACCCATCGCGGCTACCTTTGTTAATAATTACCATTGAACCGGCAACGTCTGCCACGATCGCCTCTACCGTGGGCAACACAGCAGCGACGGCTGTGGACAATGTGGGAGCCGCGGCCGTCAGTTGGGCAGCCAGTTCAGCAACCGCCTCTGCTGCCGCGTCGCTGGCAATCTCATCATCACTGCGGCTGCCTCCTCCAATACTGCCGAAGGGGGTAGAGATGCGTCCGCCCCCTCGATTGGCCGCCCCAGACCCGCTTGCTGTCGCCATGATCTCGCCGGTCGTCGTATTGACCAATCGAGCCGTCAGTTCCACAACCGCGCCACGCGAATCACCGCCGCCGCCAATGCCCAAGATTGAGACGCTGCCACCATTGTCTTCAAAATTGAAGCGAGTGATTGAGCCAATCACCACAGCATCGGCCCCAAGTAAGCGTCCCACTTCAGCGGCAGTACTAGGGCTAATGCGTCCAGATTGCCCCAAATCTTGCTCAAATAAAATCTCTGCGATGCGGCTGCGTTCAATCAAGGTATATTGCCCGTTCTCGACTAGCTTATTAGTTAGCAAATCGCTGACCCCCTGGGCAGGACTGGCATAGCCCCATAGACTGTAAGTTAGTCCTGTGTTGGCGTACTCAAAATCTAGAACTGCGACCCGCAGTCGGGTTGGATTGGCTTGTGCGATCGTCAATGCTTGAGCCATCACTGGGGGAGCCAGTGGCACGGATAAGCAGCAACCACTTACAACCAATACTGCACAGGAGATACGGGCAATCTTACAAAGATTTAAAGAGTAAGTCATATTGTTTCTCGGTGGTTCTATAACTATCGTTCCCGTTCATGGATGTAGACACTCTGTCGCATAGCAGCTTGTCATGGCTGAGACGCTGAGGCGATCGAGAGTCCTTGCAATTTCTTGTATAGAAGTTGTATCCAAAACCTTCACGCCAAAGATCTTCACACTGGAATCAACCGCTTACTGAAGCTTGCCACCAGGTTTATAGAAGTTTTATAGAAACTGCTCGACAAACCGACAAAAGAAGTAAGAAACATCGTGGACTTGACATTTGCCTATGAACACTTAATTAAAATCAAATGCATTTAGCCCCTTGACTCTCCAGTTCACTGGATAGTTCAACATAGGAGATGTTCCTTACAACGGTGCCAATCATGACCCTTCAGTTCACAGTTCCCAATTTGGCCTGTTCTGCTTGTGGAGACACGATCGCCACTGCAATCAAAGCGATTGATTCGACTGCTATCGTGCAAGCTGATCCCAAAACCAAGCAAGTCAGCGTCGAAACTCAACAATCGGAAGCAACCATTAGACAAATTATTACTGAAGCGGGCTATACCGTGAGCTAGCTAGGTGAGGCAATGAAAGGCAGGGTGCTGAGGCAAAGAATGAGGAAAAAGCATGGATACAGTCACTCTAAAGCTGCAAGGTATGAGTTGTGCCGCCTGTGCTAACAACATTGAAGCGGCAATCCGCTCGGTTCCGGGCGTTGAGGTTGGACACGTCAACTTTGGGGCAGAACAGGCAACGGTGCACTATGATCCTCGGCGAACGAGTCCTGAAACAATTCAGCAGGCGATCGAAGTGGCGGGCTATGCGGCCTGCTTGCTCCAAGAACAAGAACCAATCACAGGCGAAACAGATGCCGAACAAGCTGCCCAACAAGCCGAATCGCGCAAATTGAAACGACGGCTGCTGTTTGGTGGAGTTGTCACCACAATCCTGATCATGGGTGGCTTACCGATGATGACCGGATTACCGTTGCCCTGGATTCCCATGTGGCTGCATCATCCTGTGTTTCAGCTAGTTCTTACTACCCCAATTCAATTTTGGAGTGGCGAATCGTTCTACACTGGAGCCTGGAAAGCCTTCAAGCGCCATACGGCTACAATGGACACCTTGGTCGCTTTGGGAACCAGTGCTGCGTTTTTCTATTCGCTTTTTCCTACTTTCTTTGCTGAATTTTTTCTGCACCAGGGCTTGTCGCCGGATGTTTATTACGAAATCTCGGCGGTGGTGATTACGCTGATCTTGCTGGGGCGATTGCTGGAAAACCGGGCCAGGAAGCAAACCTCTGAGGCAATTCGTAAGCTGATTGGGTTGCAAGCAAAAACGGCCCGAGTAATTCGCAATGGTCAGGAGATAGATATCCCGATCGCAGAAGTGAAATTGGGAGAGATCATTCTGGTGCGTCCCGGCGAAAAGATTCCTGTTGATGGAGAGATTGTAGAGGGTGCTTCCACGATCGATGAAGCAATGGTGACGGGAGAAAGTGTTCCCGTTAAGAAACAGCCAGGTGATGAAGTCATTGGTGCGACTATCAACAAAACGGGAAGCTTTAAGTTTCGGGCTACGCGAGTTGGAAAAGATACCTTCCTAGCGCAAATTGTGAAACTCGTACAACAAGCTCAGGGATCTAAGGCTCCGATTCAAAAGCTGGCAGATCAAGTAACTGGATGGTTTGTCCCGGTCGTGATTGCCATTGCAATCTTCACGTTCGTTCTCTGGTTCAACCTGATGGGCAATGTCACGATGGCATTGATTACCACTATTGGTGTGCTGATCATTGCTTGCCCATGTGCGCTGGGATTGGCTACCCCCACCTCAATCATGGTTGGCACTGGTAAAGGAGCCGAGAATGGTATTTTGATTAAAGGAGCGGAAAGTTTAGAACTGGCTCACAAAATTCAAACAATTGTTTTAGATAAAACCGGAACCATTACCCAAGGAAAACCAACGGTGACGGATTTTATATCAGTGAATGGAACAGCCGATCGCAATGAATTGAAGCTGTTACGTTTGGCGGCCTCACTGGAGCGCTACTCTGAGCATCCCTTAGCAGAAGCAGTGGTGCAATATGCTCAATCCCAATTGCTAGGAGACGATAGTGATGCGCTTTTGATCGATGCTAGCCAGTTTGAAGCAATTGCAGGTAGCGGTGTCCAAGGCTATGTATCCGATCGCTGGGTGCAAATTGGAACTCATCGCTGGATGAATGAGTTACACATTGACACTACTAGTTTGCAACAGTCATGGGAACGATTGGAGTATTTGGGAAAAACTGTGATTTGGATTGCAATCGACGGCAAAATTGAAGCGATTATGGGAATTGCTGATGCCGTTAAATCCTCATCTGTTAGTGCCATCCGAGCCTTGCAAAAGCTGGGACTGGAAGTCGTGATGCTCACCGGAGATAATCAGCGTACTGCTAATGTCATTGCACGGGAAGTAGGCATTCAGCGCGTCTTTGCCGAGGTTCGCCCCAATCAAAAGGCGGCTACAGTGGAAAACCTGCAATCAGAAGGCAAGATTGTAGGCATGGTGGGAGATGGCATCAATGATGCACCAGCGCTGGCTCAAGCTGATGTGGGTATGGCGATCGGCACGGGGACCGATGTGGCCATTGCTGCCAGTGATATTACGCTGATTTCTGGAGATTTACAGGGGATCGTCACCGCCATTCAACTATCCCGTGCAACGATGCGCAACATTCGCCAAAATTTATTCTTTGCTTTCATCTACAACGTGGCAGGTATTCCGATCGCTGCTGGTATTCTTTACCCCGTTTTTGGTTGGTTGCTTAGCCCGATTGTCGCAGGTGCAGCTATGGCATTCAGTTCTGTGTCAGTTGTGACGAATGCCTTGCGGTTGCGGCGTTTTAAGCCAGTAGGTGTCCGGTAATGGGGAATCGGATTGAAATTTCTACTTGGGTGTGATGTTCGGTTGGATGAGGAATAGCTGGATAGGAGAGAATTTCTAATGGAGAAGAACATAACAACGATCGCTAGCTGTATTGCCAATGTAGGGTTGGTGTTTGGGGTTGTAACTGCAAGTGCTGTGGCACAACTGCCCCATGATATGACCAATATGCCTGCTGCAACTCAGCAAACAGAACAGTTTCGCCCAATTGAACAACCACTTGGTATCAAAGCGGCAGTAACAGTAGGTGGATTAGGACTGATTGGGTTGGAATTATGGTGGTTTTTGTTCAGTAAACCCACATCAAAACAGGCGGCAGTAGCAAGCAGAATCAAGGAAGTTACGGTGACGAGAGCATCTAGGGAGACTACCACTCAGTGATGTTGGCTCATCCTCGATGCTTCTGTCAGCTTTCTGCAAGCCAGATATCATCATCAAGCCAGTGAAATGGAATAAAAGAGGAATGAATCAAAACTAATGGTTTCGTATTCTAGAAATTAAGCGAAAGCTACTCAGTTATACAAACGCGAAAGCCAATGCATACTGAGTTGTACATATCGATTTCATCTATCGGAGAATCTTATGGAAATGTCTGAAAACAAGGACATGTTTACCGAACTAACCGCTGATGAGACAGCCGCACTGAACGGTGGTCGCTATTGCTACTACTACTGGGCTTACCGCTGCTACTGGTACTACTACCGTTACATTTGCCGCTATTTCCGTTACATTTACTGCTACTAATGGTTGTGATTTGTCATCTGGAAACTTATATCTAGAATGACACAGCAACTAGGGGATATGGTTTCACTTGACTCTTTCACGTGCTCTATAGAGTACAAACATTGACAAACTCATTGCATGGAGCATCTTTTGACGGGGGTGCTCCTTTTTTTACAGTGCCCAAAGCCAGACAATCCCTTATTCATGGTCTCTCTGCTGCCATCTGCTTAAAAGACAGGTATCAACAATGAACCTCGAAACTAGGTAATGAAGTTTACATAAAACCTATCAAATTGTCTCAAGTTTAGCCTTATCCTGCCTATAGATGAATTCTTAAGCAAAATTTTAAAATGAGGGTGATTTCAAACCAACTTGCTCTGGCGGGTTCCAGCAGTCTCGTGCTCTTGAGTACGTTCACTAATACAATTCCAGGTGCGATCGCTCAACCCTTGCCTCCCGGTGCTATTGATCCATCTACCATCGATCCAACGGATATTCCCGATCGGCAACTCGACTTGCCACTGCCACCGCCTATTCCGCAACCACGCCCCTCTGATCTGCTAGAGCCACTGCCCGACCAACCGCCAGCCTCCCCCCCAGATCCAGAGTTGCAAACGCCCGATTCAACGATTCCCTCCATCGATCCAGCCATCAGCGCCAGCTTTTTTGTAGAAACGATTGAAGTCTCCGGTAACACGGTTTTAAGCGACGAAATTGCAACCCTGACAGCAGCCTACGAAAATCGGGATGTTACCTTTGAAGAATTGATAGCCTTGCGATCGCAAATCACCCAACTGTATTTTGATAATGGCTACATTACCTCCGGCGCATTCTTGCCCAATAATCAGGATTTGAGCGACGGCACAGTTGAAATTCAAGTGATTGAAGGGGAAATTGAACAGATAGAAGTGTGCTTGTTGTCGCCTCGGTCTGGACTCGTTGATGCAGAATCCGAACAATCGCCCGATGCAGAAGAGCCATCCGCCACGCCTGCCCAACCTCGCTGTGGATCGGCACGGTTGCGCGATGCCTATGTACGCGATCGCCTCCGGTTAGCCAGCGGCACGCCTGTCAACCAACGTCGCTTAGAAGAAGCCCTGCAACTGCTGCAACTGAATCCGCTGATTACCCAAGTCAATGCTGAGTTAACCGCAGGCAACGCTCCGGGACGTAACGTTCTGCGGGTACAGGTGCGAGAAGCGCCAGCGTTTCATGCGGGGATCGGAGTAGACAATTACCAGTCCCCTAGCATTGGTTCAGTTCAGTTGGGCGTCTTTGCCAGCTACGACAATGTGCTGGGATTTGGCGATCGAATCAGCGGCGGTTATAGCTTGACCGAAGGACTTGATTCCTATGACATTGGCTATGCTTTTCCCGTCAATGCCCTCGATGGTACCTTGCAAGCCCGCTATAGTCGCGATGACAGCATCATTGTGCAAGAACAGTTTGAAGATCTGGAGATTCGCAGCGAGTCTGAAACCTTTTCCTTTGGCTTCCGGCAGCCAATTGTCCGTCGCCCTCAAACTGAATTTGCCCTAGGACTCACCTTTGACTTACGCCGCAGCCAAACTTTTATTTTGAATGATATTCCCTTTTCGTTTTCGGAAGGGCCAGACGATGGCGAATCCAAAGTGTCCGTGTTGCGGTTTTCGCAAGAGTGGGTCGATCGCAATGCCAGACAGGTTCTTGCTGCCCGATCGCAGTTTAGCGTTGGATTAGATATCTTCGATGCCACCGTCAACGATATCGGCACAGATGGTCGCTTTTTTGCCTGGTTGGGACAGTTTCAATACGTGCAGCAACTGAATTCCGCTGGTTGGCTCCTGCTGGCGCGGGTCGATACGCAACTAACGCCCGATTCTCTCTTGCCCCTCGAACAGTTTGCGATCGGCGGAGCCGGAACAGTACGCGGCTATCGCCAAAACCAATTCGTGACAGACAACGGCATTTTAGGTGGACTGGAATTCCGCATTCCCCTCACCGACGATCCTCAAGAACTGCAACTCACCCCGTTTGTTGATGTTGGCTATGGTTGGAACAACCGCACTCCTGACCCAAATCTGGCTCTTGTCAGCACGGGGCTGGGCGTGCGTTGGCAAGTGACTCGAGATTTGAATATGCGCTTAGATTACGGCATTCCGCTCGTTGCCATTGAAGGGCGCGGCGATTCGCTTCAAGAAGATGGGTTTTTGTTCTCCATCCGCTATCAACCATTTTAACTTACAGTTGGAATATTACTCGGAATCGATTTGGGAACCAGATCAACCAAAATTTTGTTACTATTGGTTGATGATGTTGTCATAGCTGACGCATCCAGTCCTTACCTGGCGCAGGCTCCCATTCTGGCTGGGCAGCAACTGCTCCGGTGGTGTGGTGGTCGGCGGTGGGTGTGGCAGTGAAAAACTGATGGGTCCGCGCTCAACTCGGCTTTAGCTGGTCGCAGGTGTATGCTGAAGCGCTGTCTGTCGTCACGCCAGAACCGGGGCAATGTAGCTTGCGTCGCTACTTGACCCGATATAACAATTTGCTGCGAGGGTTGGTCACGATTATCACCCAACGCAACACAAATCGGTTCTGTGTGTAAGTATGTGTAACTATTGGTTAGAGGCTACTTGGTGATGAACGATCGACAGACTACAGACTACCTGATTGATTAGGCTAGTCACATTGGCTTATTGAGTTTAGGTGAGAATGGATGACAACTGCACACATTGCCCCCTATGGTTCTTGGAAATCTCCGATTACATCTGACCTCATCGTGGCAGGGAGCCTGCGCTTAGGAGAAATTCGCCTGGACGGTGCGACGATTTATTGGAGCGAAGGCCGACCGCTTGAGGGGGGACGCAACGTCATTGTGCAACGATCGCCCGATGGTCAAACCAGAGACATCACCCCAGCGACTCCCTTCAATGTGCGAACACGGGTGCACGAATATGGCGGCGGCGCTTACCAAGTAGCCAACAGCACAATTTATTTTTCTAACTTCATCGATCAGCGGCTCTACAAGCAACCTGTGGGCGAAGACCCTCAACCGATTACACCCGAAGCCCCGTTTCGCTATGCCGATGCAGTAATTGACCCATCGCGCCACCGTCTAATCTGCGTGCGCGAAGATCACAGCAACGGTGAACACGAACCCATCAACACGATCGTTTCTGTCTCACTCGCAGGATCAGACGATGGTGGCACAGTAATAGTATCCGGCAGTGATTTTGTTGCATCGCCCCGCCTCAGTCCTGATGGATCGCAACTTACCTGGATTAGCTGGAACCATCCATTCATGCCGTGGGATGGCACACAATTGTGGGTTGCCCCCGTGCAGGCAGATGGCTCGTTGGGGACGGCTCAATGTATTGCCGGAGGCGAATCTGAATCGATTTTTCAACCGGAATGGTCGCCAGATGGCCGCTTGTACTTTGTGTCCGATCGCACAGGCTGGTGGAACTTGTATCGCTGGAATTCCAATGACTCAAACCCGATCGAAGCGCTGTGCCCCAAAGCGGCTGAGTTTGGTTTGCCGCAGTGGGTGTTTGGTATGACCACCTATGGCTTTGAGTCAGCAGAATCCTTAATTTGTACTTACATTGAAGCTGGTGTGCAATACTTGGCACGATTAAATTCGCAAACTTTGGAACTTACGGCGATTGACACTCCCTACTCTAGCATTGGCGGCTTGCAGGTTAGGTCCGGATATGCCGTATTCGTTGGTGGTTCTGCGCTACAACCCAGCGCCGTTGTACGGCTCGATCTGCAAACAGGCGCAATCGACGAACTGCGACGCTCTAGCAATATGGAGGTGGATGCAGGCTATTTGTCGGAACCCGAAGTAATTGAGTTTCCCACTGAAAACGGGCGCACTGCCTACGGGTTCTACTATGCCCCGCGCAACAAAGATTACACTGCCCCTGCCGACGATCGCCCCCCCTTACTAGTGAAAAGTCATGGAGGTCCAACCGCCGCCACCTCTGCCTCGTTCAATCCGGCTATTCAATATTGGACAAGTCGCGGTTTTGCCATTCTAGATGTAAACTATGGCGGCAGCACTGGTTATGGGCGGGAGTATCGCGAACGGCTGAAGGGCAACTGGGGCATTGTTGATGTGGATGATTGCGTCAATGGTGCACAGTATCTTGTGCAAAAAGGGTTAGTAGATGCCGATCGGCTCTGCATTGATGGTGGCAGTGCCGGAGGCTACACAACGTTGGCCGCGCTAATTTTCCGGGATGTGTTTAAAGCTGGGGCTAGCTACTATGGCGTCAGCGATCTAACAGCGCTTGCTAGAGACACGCACAAATTTGAATCGCGCTACTTAGATGGATTGATTGGTAAGTATCCCGAACAAGCCGATCTCTACATTGCTCGATCGCCCATTCATTTTGCCGACCAGCTATCGTGTCCCGTGATTTTCTTGCAGGGTGACGAAGACAAAATTGTGCCGCCCAACCAAGCTGAAACGATGGTGGAGATTTTGAAGGCAAAAGGACTGCCCGTTGCTTATGTCTTGTACGAAGGTGAACAGCATGGCTTTCGCAAAGCTGAAAATATCAAACGTACCCTTGATGGTGAACTTTATTTTTACTCTAGGGTGTTTGGGTTTGAGCTAGCCGATGCAATTGACCCTGTGGCGATCGAAAATTTATAGCGCTCGATCGCCTATTGTGACAAAAAGCCCGTAATCATGAGTGGAATTAACAGCAAGGCCACAATGATGAACACAATCGTAGCTGGTTCCACTCGGATGGTGTTGCGCTTAATGCTGTTTGGATCAGGGTTTTGGGTAGTTTCCGTTTGCTTAGGACGATCGTTCATGGTCAAACTCCATTCAGACGCTATCAACGATTCACGACCACGGTTGTGGGTTTAATTAACGTTTCTCTTGGTATTGTTTGGGTTCATTATTGCATTACCAAACTTATCGCATCGCTGCCATTGTGTTTTTCCAAGCTAGTTCTTTACATAAAATCTCCAGTGCCCGTTGTTCAGCCCCAGAAAACAACTGGCTATCCGCTAATTCTGTTAAGACTTGTTGGGTTAGTTGCGCGGCAAACCCTCCTCCACACTTCAACAAATGGCTGTAGTAATAAAACTGTGGACATCCTACTTCATTTAAATGGAATTGATAAATTTCATCACGATTCATTAACGAAACAGCCGCATTCACCGGAACCACCATACGGGGAATTCCATGAAACCCATACGTGCGATCGAAGTCCTGAATCAAATATCCAATTAATGCCACTCCCAACAGTGTCCGCGTTTCGGTAATTAGATCGGGTGTGAACATCGGATCAGGTTCGCTCGACAAGCGCGGTCCGTTGCTCAAAAATAACGGATTAAACAACTGAGAATTGTAAATCACTCCAACAGCCTTGTGGCGAAGGCTGGGTTCTTCTAGCTTGACGAAACAGCCAAATCCATAATCATCGGCCGTGGGAGGATCAATCACATCCATTTGATCATCAAGCTGTACAATGTAATCGCAGTGAGAATTAGACTTAACCACCTTACCCAATCGCATACAGGTTCTCCTTGCTAGTCGTTATTGAGCACGAATAGCTATCAGCATACTGTGGTTAGTTCTGATTGGAGATAGGGAATTCTAAGTTCGTGGCATCAACACGGAAAAAGTCCTGAAACCTGTTAACCGGAGCGAATAATCCAATGTTGGGTATGAGATGGCGTCTCGGTTGTTCCCGGTTGTTTATGGTATCGACAATCGCGTCCCAGTCCACTTCGTCGATCGAAACAAAGAATAGGGTATTGGGTGATAGACATATGACTGATAATCGTGAATCTCCAGTTGCACAGACATATGACTCTCGTGACTCTCATTCGGAGAACTTTGCTCAGCCAATAACCTCTCAGGTGCAACCTTCTGCCTCCCCCCACCCAGATCCGCCCGCCGCTGATCCGCCAACCCTCACTTCATCCGAAGGTATGGTAACAGTTGCCCTACCAGTTGACATCCTAGCGGCACTGACCCAACACGAAGAGCAGTCAGGACAAACCCCAACCCAAGTCATTCTCGCGGCATTGCGATCGGCGCTTGGTTTATCGTCTCCCCCCTCCCAGTCTGTTGCCGTTAGTGAACCTCCCCTCTCTACGTTTGATACATCTGAGCTTCCATCGGCGACGCTCCTAGCAGAAATTGAATCCCTCAAAGCTCGCCTGTGCCAACTAGAAACCGTGATGCAACGGGTAGAAGCGCTTGAGGGAAAGTCGATCGCCTTCTGAGTGAATCTGCTGCTCATACTCAGAAGGCAACCCCTCATGCAGACGCTCATTTGATCAATGTAGCAACCGATTTACCACCCCATACTACTCCGTCCCCTACGCCGCCTTCACTGCCTGCCTTACCATGTAACCTAGATTGCACCGAGCCGTCTACTCTCTCAGAAGTAACTTGTTGCCATTCATGGACCGAACAAGCCATCACAATTAATCCCGGTTCAGCCGTGGCCGCTCTTTGGATTCGCACCAGCCTCGATAACCATCCACCCATCTCTGTACCGCGTCCTGTGCTACCTGTGCAAACTTGCCCTCGCTGTCACCATAGCCTGAGTGCACCATTACATCCTTCTGGACTACAAACTTGCGCTCATTGCAACTGGGTTGGTTGAAGCTACGACTGGTGTTCAATAAATCCGAAATGGATTCTTAACGAGTGAATTAGTAGTGGAAAACCGTTGAGATTTAAGAGACAAACAGATAGAAGCAATATAGTTCTGTTGTGCCTTGTCAAACTCCTTCGATCGCACTCAACAGCAAGCGTAATGCATTATTTACACTGCCTTTGCGTAACGCGGTCGCCAACATACTCTACAGAAAAGGCGTAAGTGCATCCCACTTTGGTATTGGGATTGCCGTATCTGCCCTCATCCCCCCTGCCCCGGCTCTCATCTTGGGTAACGGGGAGTTAGAGCGCTACCCGCGGCTCTAGCCAACCCCATTCTTTCGGCTCCTAGCTTAGAGAGAGGAATTGAGAGTGAGGACTGCCTGGAAGGCTACCTAAATGAGATGCACCCAAAAGCGTTCTTTCAAGTTGCCCAATGCTCAGGCGCTTGTGATGTTAATTCATTGCGAAAATCATTGAAAATCCTTAAGAATCAGACACAAACTGCCATTTCATAGATTAGGATTTGCTTCTGTCTGTTAATTGATCACATGATTGATCCTAGCCATTTGGAGATTCCTGTAGGCAAATTGACTGCAATAAACTCAAATTTCTTGGATGGTGATATTAACCTGGCAATGGTTGTCAATCCCTCTACCTTCACCCTAGATCCCTCTCCCAAAAGGTGAGAGACTTTATCCGGCTCCTTTCTCCCAAATGGCGGGAAGAAGGAGTTGCGAGATGAGGGGTAGGCTTGCAACCGTGTTATTCCCCTGAAAGGGTTGGGGAATGAGGGTAGTTCGGGAGCAAGATCAACTACAAGATCAACGGTTGCCAGGCTAATCGCAAGCGGTATATCAGTCTGTTATCCAAAGGAGCGCAACAAGTCGTAATCAAAACGCATTTACAAGGAAATCATTAGTATGCTCGGACGATTAAAACGATGGCAGGTCGCCCTGTGTACCTTGGCGGCTGTCTTGACTGTAACGATTTCAAACTGTGCTCAACAACCCTCAACCACAACAGAGGGAGCACCCACCACCAGTTCGCCAACTGCAAACGCCTCAACGTTGGTTTTTGGCTCAGGAGGAGATCCGGCCAGTTTAGAACCTGGCAATATTGAAGATGGCAACTCCATCTACGTCCAACACCAAATATACGATCGCCTGATTGACTACAAACCCGGTACAACCGAACTGGAACCCGCGTTGGCGACCGAATGGGAAGCCTCGGATGACGGTTTAACCTGGACATTTAAGCTGCGTGAGGGCGTCAAATTTCATGACGGCACAGACTTTAATGCCGAAGCCGTTCGAGTCAACGTGAACCGTTGGTGGGACCCAGCCGATCGGTTGGGCTTCCGGGACGCTGGCAAAAACTACGCCATTTGGGAAGGGTTGTTTGGTGGCTATAAGGGCAGCGAGGAATCCACCTTGCAATCAATCAATGTAGTAGACGATACGACGATCGAATTCACCCTAAAAGAACCCTTTGCAGCTTTTCCGGCGGCAATCGCGTCTGGTTACTTTGGTATTGCAAGCCCTACTGCCATTGAGCAAGCCGGAGCCGACTATGGAACTGCCAGTGTTCCTGCCATTGGTACTGGTCCCTACAAATTTGTGGAGTGGCGCATTGGCGATCGAGTGGTGCTAGAGCGTAATCCCGACTATTGGAAAGACGGCTTTCCCAAAACCGATCAGTTGGTGATGCGCTTCATTAAAGAACCCTCAGCACGATTGGCTGAACTGCGAGCCGGTAGCATTGACTTTACCGTAGACATTGCCCCAGATCAATTGAATGAATTGCAAAGCGATTCCAATCTACAAGAAGTACGACGCCCACCGTTCAATGTGGGGTACTTGGCGCTGAACACGAGCTATGAACCTTTGGCGAATAAAGAAGTGCGACAGGCGATCGCGATGGCGATCAACCGGAAAGGCATTGTGGATTCGTTTTGGTCTGGTTTAGCCAGCAGCGACTCTCACTTTACACCTCCATCAATGGATAAGTATCAGGACTCTAGTTTCCTGGACTATGAATATAACCCAGAACGCGCCAAGCAAATGCTAGCCGAGGCGGGCTATCCGGATGGATTTCCCCTCGAACTCTGGTACATGCCCGTATCGCGTCCCTATTACCCCACACCAAAGCCGATCGCCGAAGCCTTTGCCGCTGACTTAGGTGCCGTTGGCATTAATGTCACCCTCAACACCAAAGACTGGGCCGCTTACCTAGCCGATCGCCTCAAAGAACCGGGATACCAAGCTTTTATGCTGGGCTGGACAGGAGACTATGGCGACCCCGACAATTTCCTCTACTATCACTTTGGGGTCGGTGGCACTACCGATATCGGCGGTTGGAGAAACGAGGAAGTATTTAAACTGCTAGAAGACGCTCGCAAAGAAACCGATGATGCCAAGCGCGTCGAGCTTTACCAGCAAGCAGAAAAGATCATTCACGACGAAGCCGTTCGGATTCCCGTTGTCCACTCAGAACCGTTGAACGCCCAACGATCGAACATCTCGGATTGGGTCCCTAGCCCCCTAGGTTCAGAATCCTTTGAGACCG
This genomic interval carries:
- a CDS encoding S9 family peptidase codes for the protein MTTAHIAPYGSWKSPITSDLIVAGSLRLGEIRLDGATIYWSEGRPLEGGRNVIVQRSPDGQTRDITPATPFNVRTRVHEYGGGAYQVANSTIYFSNFIDQRLYKQPVGEDPQPITPEAPFRYADAVIDPSRHRLICVREDHSNGEHEPINTIVSVSLAGSDDGGTVIVSGSDFVASPRLSPDGSQLTWISWNHPFMPWDGTQLWVAPVQADGSLGTAQCIAGGESESIFQPEWSPDGRLYFVSDRTGWWNLYRWNSNDSNPIEALCPKAAEFGLPQWVFGMTTYGFESAESLICTYIEAGVQYLARLNSQTLELTAIDTPYSSIGGLQVRSGYAVFVGGSALQPSAVVRLDLQTGAIDELRRSSNMEVDAGYLSEPEVIEFPTENGRTAYGFYYAPRNKDYTAPADDRPPLLVKSHGGPTAATSASFNPAIQYWTSRGFAILDVNYGGSTGYGREYRERLKGNWGIVDVDDCVNGAQYLVQKGLVDADRLCIDGGSAGGYTTLAALIFRDVFKAGASYYGVSDLTALARDTHKFESRYLDGLIGKYPEQADLYIARSPIHFADQLSCPVIFLQGDEDKIVPPNQAETMVEILKAKGLPVAYVLYEGEQHGFRKAENIKRTLDGELYFYSRVFGFELADAIDPVAIENL
- a CDS encoding ABC transporter substrate-binding protein — translated: MLGRLKRWQVALCTLAAVLTVTISNCAQQPSTTTEGAPTTSSPTANASTLVFGSGGDPASLEPGNIEDGNSIYVQHQIYDRLIDYKPGTTELEPALATEWEASDDGLTWTFKLREGVKFHDGTDFNAEAVRVNVNRWWDPADRLGFRDAGKNYAIWEGLFGGYKGSEESTLQSINVVDDTTIEFTLKEPFAAFPAAIASGYFGIASPTAIEQAGADYGTASVPAIGTGPYKFVEWRIGDRVVLERNPDYWKDGFPKTDQLVMRFIKEPSARLAELRAGSIDFTVDIAPDQLNELQSDSNLQEVRRPPFNVGYLALNTSYEPLANKEVRQAIAMAINRKGIVDSFWSGLASSDSHFTPPSMDKYQDSSFLDYEYNPERAKQMLAEAGYPDGFPLELWYMPVSRPYYPTPKPIAEAFAADLGAVGINVTLNTKDWAAYLADRLKEPGYQAFMLGWTGDYGDPDNFLYYHFGVGGTTDIGGWRNEEVFKLLEDARKETDDAKRVELYQQAEKIIHDEAVRIPVVHSEPLNAQRSNISDWVPSPLGSESFETVTKS